One genomic window of Cottoperca gobio chromosome 10, fCotGob3.1, whole genome shotgun sequence includes the following:
- the LOC115014621 gene encoding BTB/POZ domain-containing protein KCTD16-like — protein MALSENCKTQPAKEQGSVQNPPSDVIELNVGGQVYYTRHATLTSFPNSLLGKLFSNKKGSSNDLSRDLRGRYFIDRDGFLFRYVLDYLRDKQVVLPDHFPERGRLKREADYFQLPDLAKLLSSEDSKLFPDDLNYNDFDDASQGSEMFYSSYSLDRRYGYITVAFKGACAGGGRDTQIDVKAKKLPRIFISSRIGLAKEVFGDALNENRDSDRPPDRYTCRFYLKFRHLERAFDMLSENGFHIVACNSSLTASSIGHYADDRVWSNYAQYIFYRGPSKWSSSHCDCCCKSHKSEREGESGTSFNELSTSCSETQSEASSPQGTVIRGPVSRHSNIQTLDRPMPKATVHMLQQAEMRRKTDMLRVRTFGVREREAAKRKANKGKMTPAQELEKCIQDFRRIRIPERFPERKYMWQSELLRKYRL, from the exons atggCACTGAGCGAAAACTGCAAAACGCAACCTGCAAAAGAGCAAGGATCGGTGCAAAATCCTCCATCGGATGTTATTGAGCTAAACGTGGGTGGACAGGTGTATTACACTCGTCATGCCACCTTGACAAGCTTTCCAAATTCCTTACTTGGGAAGCTGTTCTCTAACAAGAAGGGGTCTTCAAATGACTTGTCCCGGGACCTCAGAGGACGCTATTTTATTGACAGAGATGGCTTTCTCTTTCGTTATGTACTGGATTACCTTAGAGACAAGCAGGTTGTCCTCCCTGACCACTTCCCCGAGAGAGGGAGGTTGAAAAGAGAGGCGGACTACTTCCAGCTGCCAGATTTGGCCAAACTTTTGTCTTCCGAGGATTCAAAACTATTTCCAGACGACTTGAACTACAATGATTTCGATGATGCGTCGCAGGGCAGCGAGATGTTTTACTCCTCTTACTCCTTGGACAGGAGGTATGGCTACATCACGGTCGCGTTTAAAGGCGCTTGCGCTGGGGGAGGCAGAGACACTCAAATTGATGTCAAGGCCAAAAAGTTGCCGAGGATCTTCATCAGCAGTAGGATTGGCTTGGCGAAAGAGGTATTTGGAGATGCCCTGAATGAGAACAGGGACTCGGACAGACCACCGGACCGTTACACCTGCAGGTTTTACCTCAAGTTCAGGCACCTGGAGAGAGCTTTTGACATGCTGTCAGAGAACGGCTTTCACATCGTGGCCTGTAATTCGTCCCTGACTGCGTCCTCCATCGGTCATTACGCGGATGACAGGGTCTGGTCCAATTACGCTCAGTACATCTTCTACC GTGGGCCCTCAAAGTGGTCGTCCTCTCACTGTGACTGCTGCTGCAAGAGCCACAAAAGTGAGCGCGAGGGAGAGAGCGGCACTTCCTTCAACGAGCTCTCCACTTCCTGTTCTGAGACGCAGTCGGAAGCCAGTTCCCCTCAAGGAACCGTGATCCGTGGCCCTGTGAGCCGGCACTCCAACATCCAGACGCTGGACCGTCCCATGCCCAAAGCAACAGTTCACATGCTGCAGCAGGCAGAGATGCGTCGCAAAACTGACATGCTCCGCGTGAGAACCTTCGGGGTCCGAGAACGAGAGGCCGCAAAGAGGAAAGCCAACAAGGGGAAGATGACTCCAGCGCAGGAGCTGGAGAAATGCATCCAGGACTTCCGTCGCATCAGGATTCCTGAACGCTTTCCGGAGAGGAAGTACATGTGGCAATCAGAGCTCCTGAGAAAGTACCGTCTCTAA